The genomic interval CAGTGTCTATTACTAACCCACCCATGAGCCTGCGCCCAGTGTTGTCACGCAGAGCCAGACGAGCTTCCCTCTCAGTCACATTGTAGCTGATGTTCAACAGCTGGATAAGGAGGATGTATCCCATGCCAGCTGTTACAATGGCACAGTACCACACACAGGTGAACGAcagagcagagctggcagcagagaAAAAGATAGGAAGGAAACCATTTAGTTTAGGAGCAGCTGCTTTACATTTACTTCCCCTGGTAATCACTATCCTTTCAAATCCCTGTCCACATCTGCCACAGTGATCACACTTTGCTTCTTTCATCAGATAATCCTAAAGAGCTTTCTCAAAATTAAAGCTTCATGACTTGCTTAATGACAGCTCTTAGCACTACCAGAGCCCCTCCCTGCGCAGTCGTCTCGCACTAACTAGCTTTTTTCTCTTACTGTAGGTTAAGACCCAGTTCTTTACAAAGGAAACGTTGTTCACACTTCACAgacagggaaaagcagtaaagaggaaaGCAGAGTGACTTGCGTAAATGTATACTGTTTATCAGTGGCAGAGCCAAGCCTCAAGTCTCAAGTCTCCCATGTTTTTCACCACCCTTCCAGCCAGACAGTCACATTAACGCTATCTGTTCTGAGCAAATAAACTGATGGAATGACAAAGTCACCAGGTAAACACTGATGGAAAAGAGGGGAGAGACAGCACACTGATCGATCCCAAGCGGTCAGTTTATCACCTGCAAGCAAGGGCAAACATCTAAAGGGTGGATCTATATAGGGCACAGTAAATAAAAGATTCCAAATCCCAGCTCCTCCAACAACTTTCTGCAGATAAATACAGTGCGATCTCTCTGGGTCTCAGCCTCCCCATCTTAGCAAAAGTAGCGATGCACCCTTGCCCTTCCAAAGCTTTAAGGAATCAGCTGATCAGGTTAGACAGGAAATAGCTTGGAGCATAAAAACGAGACAAAATTAAGGAGCTACCCATGCCTGTTCAGGCCTGGGTTCCCACCCCAGCTCTTTCCCAGACAGATGTCTCACCTGTAATCAGAATAGGCCCCAGGGCAGTAGAACAATGCCATGAATGGAGTTCGGCCCCTGCATACGGTGTCCAGGGTCAACATAATCCCATACAGAGAGGTGAGCATGAAGAGGGAAAGGGCAAGGATGAATGCTTGGTGGTTCTGCTCCCCTACGCAGCTGTTAATCctccaaaaggaaagaagagttactttgtttaaaagaaaaaaaaaagaaaaaaaaagaataaaaaagtttctctttcttcttcccatctCCAAATTATCAGAAAACCTGATTCCAAGGCCTCTCTATACAAGGCAGACTAATACTCAAATAAAGCTATAAAGGCACAAGTCAGTAGATCAGTTAACGCGGTGGCAGTAGGCTATTTGCCCCAAAAGCTCTTAAGAAATGTAACGTCCTTAGCCGAGATGCCCATATCCCACTCCTCCTTGGTTCCACGGCTATGTGTACGCTGGCGGCTTTGGGTTCCCTTTCCTCAGGGGAGCATCAGTGCAGGTTAACTGCAGGATTAACACTACTGCTCAGACcaagtcaaaaaaacaaaaccaacaaccCTCTCcccacaaacaaatacaaaaaaaccccacactcgacaacaaaaaacaaacacacagaaggCAGTCAGCAGCAATTCTGAAATATGTGATACAAGTTATCAGGCACCAGGTCATCCTACTTGCAATGAACAGCAACCTTACCTTTTAAAAGAGTGTCACCAAGTCCTGTACATAACGAAAGCAGCCCTATTTAATGgggactggaaaaaaagaagcttaaaagagacagaaaatacatAACCTCAGAAGTGCAAAACCTACCAGACACAGTGATGGTCCAGTCTTCTTACACACCTGCCACAGAGCCGGCAATGCCCTGCTCGGGCTGGTCTGACCAGCTGACATTTAGCGCACCAGTCCTTTTTCATCCCTTCTGGCTCCTCAGCTGACAGTCTGGAATAGCCTTTGGCCTCCCCGTTCACAGCACGGCCACTGGCAGCTCCTGATGTGTTAACTCCATGGAGCCCGTTAGAGCTCCCTGTAACTTTCTTGCTTGGCAAATCCATGACCTGGCACGATGACTTGTCATTGCTTGTTGGGCTAGGAAGGTACCCAGGGTCTTTCTTGGCTCGAGATAGAGCTGTGAGCATAAGAATTAACCCACAGGTGAGAATAACCACTTGGGAATACCCCACATGGCCTCGGGGAACCACCTCCTGGAGGAACACACAGTACATGTAGCCCAGGGAAAACAGTCCTAGGCTTAAAAAGAAGAGAGTCCGCTCCTTCCTCCTGTGTGTGAGGTAGTAGTACCACAGCACCACCATAGGAAGAGATGTCAAGATGACAAGTGCCAACAGGAAGTGCAGAGCCGCAACATGAAGGAAGACAGGTAACAGAACAAGAGGTGGAACAAGGCTGATATTGATCTTTACAGCCCCTGTAAACCAAGGGACACGCAGTCGGTCTGCGATAGCGTCGGCAATTCTTTCTAAACTTCCTGGGGGCAGGGATTTGCATGTCAGCCACCTGTTAGGGAAAAGCACAGATCCTTGCTAACAGACAGCCACGCAcccaagatttttttctcctcctataCCTCATTTACTCTTAAAAAACTGTCATAAAGCATGAAATTCAACTGCTTCCCTGCTGACTCACAGGAACTCTCactcatttctctcttccttcttttatgTCTAATGCAGCTGGAAAGTTTCCCAAGCAGAATTGCTGAAGACTAAGATGAAGTCCTTACTCCATAAACATGAAGCCTCTTCTACCTTTAACTTCTGTCGTTCCACAAAGGATTTCAACAAAGCTCCATCTCAGTGCAGAAGCCGAGCTACAGCATTACGGCATCCTCACAAAAAAGTTATTTAGCTGCTACAGCTTGTGTATAGCGCTCTCTGACACAAGCAATGAGGGAGCCTGCTCTGTGGAGAAACACACCTAGGCTCTCCTTTGTCCTCAGCTTTAGTTTTGCAAAGGGGTATTTTACACCGAAACAACCACCAGGCACGGGCACTCTCAGACTACTAAACGAAGCGGGTTTCATCAAGATTGATCAGGTACCGGAAACCCAGTAAGAGAGGAAAGACCAAGGGTAGACGGCCCTTCCCTCGGCAGTACGGGGCTGCGCTACGGGGCTGCGCTAGAGCCGCTGGGCGCTGGTGCGCGGGTAACCGCCGCGCCCTAACGGTTTCCACAGCGCGAGCTCCACGGCGCGCGAGCGGCCGCGCCACCTCCCGCaaccgccgggccggggggtggcTCCGGCAGGGGCGGTTAGGAAAAGGGGCGCGGAGCCGTTACCTCTCGCAGCCCTCGTCCAGGTCCTCGCAGTCGCAGAAACATGCCACCAGGTGGTTCCTCTCCCCCTTCCGGTCAACGTACTCGCAGCAGCACAGCGGCTCCTCCATCTCCGCCCCGCCGGCCTCTGCCACCCCCTTTCCTCGCGCCCTTCCCTcaggcccccgccgccgggacgGGGCGAGAACGCCGGCAGCCCGGGACGCCACCCGCACGGCCCTGCCGCCGCGGCAGCCGGCTC from Struthio camelus isolate bStrCam1 chromosome 1, bStrCam1.hap1, whole genome shotgun sequence carries:
- the ZDHHC23 gene encoding palmitoyltransferase ZDHHC23 isoform X1 — encoded protein: MEEPLCCCEYVDRKGERNHLVACFCDCEDLDEGCERWLTCKSLPPGSLERIADAIADRLRVPWFTGAVKINISLVPPLVLLPVFLHVAALHFLLALVILTSLPMVVLWYYYLTHRRKERTLFFLSLGLFSLGYMYCVFLQEVVPRGHVGYSQVVILTCGLILMLTALSRAKKDPGYLPSPTSNDKSSCQVMDLPSKKVTGSSNGLHGVNTSGAASGRAVNGEAKGYSRLSAEEPEGMKKDWCAKCQLVRPARAGHCRLCGRCVRRLDHHCVWINSCVGEQNHQAFILALSLFMLTSLYGIMLTLDTVCRGRTPFMALFYCPGAYSDYSSALSFTCVWYCAIVTAGMGYILLIQLLNISYNVTEREARLALRDNTGRRLMGGLVIDTGQYNRGFLCNWGHFLSLGSPPPQRSAEDIV
- the ZDHHC23 gene encoding palmitoyltransferase ZDHHC23 isoform X2; the encoded protein is MEEPLCCCEYVDRKGERNHLVACFCDCEDLDEGCERWLTCKSLPPGSLERIADAIADRLRVPWFTGAVKINISLVPPLVLLPVFLHVAALHFLLALVILTSLPMVVLWYYYLTHRRKERTLFFLSLGLFSLGYMYCVFLQEVVPRGHVGYSQVVILTCGLILMLTALSRAKKDPGYLPSPTSNDKSSCQVMDLPSKKVTGSSNGLHGVNTSGAASGRAVNGEAKGYSRLSAEEPEGMKKDWCAKCQLVRPARAGHCRLCGRCVRRLDHHCVWINSCVGEQNHQAFILALSLFMLTSLYGIMLTLDTVCRGRTPFMALFYCPGAYSDYRKSRNSSISAVEKRRGVIGAGCLNELSVPSKIAMHSTAAGNCPLAWT